From a single Mycolicibacterium moriokaense genomic region:
- a CDS encoding DEDDh family exonuclease → MSPVRAILENVSQTGAESRRPGSWGRPATEDGTGWAVVDVETSGFHPGHARIISIAALALGDDGNVEQSLYTLLNPGVDPGPTHVHGLTAEMLEGQPCFGDIVGDLVDLLRDRTLVAHNVGFDYSFLTAEAEMVEAELPIDSAMCTVELARRLELGTENLRLETLAAHWGITQLKPHDALDDAMVLAQILKPVLVRARERKVWLPVRPLSRREWPNGQVTHEELRPLKMLAARLPCPYVNPGRYVAGRPLVQGMRVALAAEVDRTHEELVERILHAGLSYADAVDIETSVIICNEANPEQGKGYQARELGIPSITDADFMSQLDAVVGGSTVEEFADATLGGQQMALF, encoded by the coding sequence ATGTCACCCGTTCGTGCCATCCTCGAAAACGTGAGCCAAACAGGTGCCGAAAGTCGTCGGCCCGGCTCCTGGGGCCGGCCGGCAACTGAAGATGGCACAGGCTGGGCCGTCGTGGACGTGGAGACCTCCGGTTTCCACCCGGGGCATGCGCGGATCATCAGCATCGCGGCCCTGGCTCTCGGCGACGACGGCAACGTCGAGCAGAGCCTCTACACACTGCTCAATCCCGGCGTCGACCCCGGACCCACCCACGTCCACGGCCTGACCGCCGAGATGCTGGAGGGCCAGCCCTGTTTCGGCGACATCGTCGGCGATCTGGTCGACCTGCTGCGCGACCGCACCCTGGTGGCGCACAACGTCGGCTTCGACTACTCGTTCCTGACCGCCGAAGCCGAAATGGTCGAGGCGGAACTGCCCATTGACAGCGCGATGTGCACCGTCGAGCTGGCTCGTCGACTAGAGCTGGGAACCGAGAACCTGCGCCTGGAAACCCTTGCCGCACATTGGGGTATCACGCAGCTGAAGCCACACGATGCCCTCGACGACGCGATGGTGCTCGCGCAGATCCTCAAGCCCGTTTTGGTGCGCGCGCGGGAACGCAAGGTGTGGTTGCCGGTTCGTCCGCTGTCGCGGCGCGAGTGGCCGAACGGACAAGTGACACACGAGGAACTGCGACCGCTGAAGATGTTGGCGGCCCGGCTGCCATGCCCGTACGTCAACCCCGGCCGTTACGTCGCAGGCCGGCCGTTGGTCCAGGGCATGCGGGTCGCGCTGGCGGCCGAGGTCGACCGCACCCATGAGGAGCTCGTCGAGCGGATTCTGCACGCCGGGCTGTCGTACGCGGATGCCGTCGACATCGAGACCTCCGTCATCATCTGCAACGAGGCCAATCCCGAGCAAGGCAAGGGCTATCAGGCCCGTGAACTGGGCATTCCGTCCATCACCGACGCCGATTTCATGAGCCAACTCGACGCCGTCGTGGGCGGCAGCACCGTCGAGGAATTCGCCGACGCCACGCTGGGCGGCCAGCAGATGGCGCTCTTCTAG
- a CDS encoding TetR/AcrR family transcriptional regulator, whose product MPPNPERRNQILDAAIDILCDDGVGGLTHRQVDSRAGVPAGTTSNYFRTRQALLEATAARTVDLHWQRVEMLQSAVGPLSRDALKALMIRMLEPDEQARRWTLARFELFMESTRRPELQPMMRELQAAAVKSATLIFEAAGFTPAPERMDELARLLNGLAFSNLTLAPEPGTQDVDGLVDRLLSVFPD is encoded by the coding sequence ATGCCGCCCAATCCAGAGCGCCGCAACCAGATCCTCGACGCCGCCATCGACATCCTCTGCGATGACGGCGTCGGGGGTCTCACGCATCGCCAGGTCGACAGCCGCGCCGGTGTACCGGCGGGCACCACGTCAAACTACTTCCGCACCCGGCAGGCGTTGCTGGAGGCGACGGCGGCCCGCACCGTCGACCTGCACTGGCAGCGGGTCGAAATGCTGCAGTCGGCCGTCGGTCCGCTGAGCCGGGATGCGTTGAAAGCATTGATGATTCGCATGCTTGAGCCCGATGAGCAGGCGCGCCGCTGGACGCTGGCCCGATTCGAGCTCTTCATGGAAAGCACACGACGCCCGGAGTTGCAGCCGATGATGCGTGAACTCCAGGCCGCCGCGGTGAAGTCGGCGACGCTCATATTCGAGGCGGCGGGCTTCACCCCGGCGCCGGAGCGGATGGACGAACTCGCCAGGCTGCTCAACGGGCTTGCGTTCAGCAACTTGACGCTCGCGCCCGAGCCGGGCACCCAGGACGTCGACGGTCTGGTGGACCGACTGTTGAGCGTCTTCCCCGACTAG
- a CDS encoding SHOCT domain-containing protein: MDWGSTWDFLWHFLIIFGWIAYLIVLFQILTDLFWRDHETSGVVKAIWVFFLIVFPWITALIYLLARGKGMAQRAHAAAVAAQKAADEYIREAAGRSPAQEIADAKALLEAGTITQAEFDSLKAKALS; the protein is encoded by the coding sequence ATGGACTGGGGTTCAACGTGGGATTTCCTCTGGCACTTCCTCATCATCTTCGGGTGGATCGCGTATCTGATTGTGCTGTTTCAGATCCTCACCGACCTGTTCTGGCGCGACCATGAAACATCCGGTGTCGTGAAGGCCATCTGGGTGTTCTTTCTGATCGTCTTCCCATGGATCACGGCACTGATCTACCTGTTGGCCCGAGGTAAGGGCATGGCGCAGCGGGCACATGCCGCGGCAGTCGCGGCCCAAAAGGCGGCCGACGAATACATCAGAGAGGCCGCGGGGCGCTCGCCGGCGCAGGAGATCGCAGACGCGAAGGCGCTCTTGGAAGCCGGCACGATTACGCAGGCCGAGTTCGACAGCCTGAAGGCGAAAGCGCTTTCCTAG
- the leuA gene encoding 2-isopropylmalate synthase, with amino-acid sequence MTTFSRPAPDSPDAFSSVRTLTKPAGPPNPGQPAWNTQRGSSMPISRYRPFAEEVEPVTLPDRTWPDKVVDRAPMWCAVDLRDGNQALIDPMSPQRKRRMFDLLVRMGYKEIEVGFPSASQTDFDFVREIITDGAIPDDVTIQVLTQCRPELIERTFEACEGAPRAIVHFYNSTSILQRRVVFRADREAVKKIATDGARMCVEEAKKYPGTLWRYEYSPESYTGTELEYAVDVCNAVAEIIEPTPEVPLIVNLPATVEMATPNVYADSIEWMNRHLTPRDSIILSLHPHNDRGTAVAAAELGYQAGADRIEGCLFGNGERTGNVCLVTLGMNLFSRGVDPQIDFSNIDEIRRTVEYCNQLPVHERHPYGGDLVYTAFSGSHQDAINKGLDAMKVSADEQDADVDDILWQVPYLPIDPRDVGRTYEAVIRVNSQSGKGGVAYIMKADHGLALPRRLQIEFSQAIQKITDGEGGEVSPKEMWDVFAEEYLAPIRPLERIRQKVTASEVDGGIDTIEAVVKVDGVEREIVGAGNGPLAAFVDALGAIGIEVNVLDYSEHALSAGEEAQAAAYVEASINGKTVWGVGIATSITTASLRAVVSAVNRASR; translated from the coding sequence GTGACCACCTTCTCTCGACCCGCACCAGATTCACCTGACGCCTTCTCGTCGGTCCGCACTCTGACCAAACCCGCAGGTCCGCCCAACCCCGGCCAGCCCGCGTGGAACACCCAGCGCGGCTCGTCGATGCCCATCAGCCGGTATCGCCCCTTCGCCGAGGAGGTCGAGCCCGTCACGCTGCCCGACCGCACGTGGCCCGACAAGGTCGTCGACCGCGCCCCCATGTGGTGTGCCGTGGACCTGCGCGACGGCAACCAGGCCCTGATCGACCCGATGAGCCCACAGCGCAAGCGCCGCATGTTCGACCTGCTGGTGCGGATGGGCTACAAGGAGATCGAGGTCGGCTTCCCGTCGGCCAGCCAGACCGACTTCGACTTCGTCCGCGAGATCATCACCGACGGCGCCATCCCCGACGACGTCACCATCCAGGTCCTGACGCAGTGCCGCCCGGAGCTGATCGAGCGGACGTTCGAGGCCTGCGAGGGCGCGCCGCGGGCGATCGTGCACTTCTACAACTCGACCTCCATCCTGCAGCGACGGGTCGTGTTCCGCGCCGACCGCGAGGCGGTGAAGAAGATCGCCACCGACGGCGCCCGCATGTGCGTCGAGGAGGCGAAGAAGTACCCCGGGACGCTGTGGCGCTACGAGTACTCGCCGGAGTCCTACACCGGCACCGAACTGGAGTACGCCGTGGACGTCTGCAACGCGGTCGCGGAGATCATCGAGCCCACCCCCGAGGTGCCGCTGATCGTGAACCTGCCCGCCACTGTAGAGATGGCCACGCCGAACGTGTACGCCGATTCGATCGAGTGGATGAACCGGCATCTGACCCCGCGCGACTCCATCATCCTGAGCCTGCATCCGCACAACGACCGCGGAACCGCCGTCGCCGCAGCGGAATTGGGCTATCAGGCCGGGGCCGACCGGATCGAGGGCTGCCTGTTCGGCAACGGCGAGCGCACCGGCAACGTATGCCTGGTCACGCTGGGCATGAACCTGTTCTCGCGCGGCGTCGACCCCCAGATCGACTTCTCCAACATCGACGAGATCCGTCGCACGGTGGAGTACTGCAACCAGCTGCCGGTGCACGAACGCCACCCGTACGGCGGCGATCTGGTGTACACCGCCTTCTCCGGCAGCCACCAGGACGCGATCAACAAGGGTCTGGACGCCATGAAGGTGTCCGCCGACGAGCAGGACGCCGATGTCGACGACATCCTGTGGCAGGTCCCGTATCTGCCGATCGACCCGCGCGACGTCGGCCGCACGTATGAGGCTGTCATCCGGGTGAATTCGCAATCCGGCAAGGGCGGCGTCGCCTACATCATGAAGGCCGACCACGGCCTGGCTCTGCCCCGGCGGCTGCAGATCGAGTTCTCCCAGGCGATCCAGAAGATCACCGACGGCGAGGGCGGCGAGGTCTCGCCGAAGGAGATGTGGGATGTCTTCGCCGAGGAGTACCTGGCGCCGATCCGGCCGCTGGAGCGCATCCGCCAGAAGGTGACCGCGTCCGAGGTGGACGGCGGCATCGACACCATCGAGGCGGTGGTGAAGGTGGACGGCGTCGAGCGCGAGATCGTCGGCGCGGGCAACGGTCCGCTCGCGGCGTTCGTCGACGCACTCGGTGCCATCGGCATCGAAGTCAATGTGCTGGATTACTCCGAACACGCGCTGTCCGCGGGTGAGGAGGCCCAGGCCGCCGCCTACGTCGAGGCCTCCATCAACGGCAAGACGGTATGGGGCGTGGGCATCGCGACGTCGATCACCACTGCGTCGCTTCGGGCCGTGGTGTCGGCCGTCAATCGCGCGTCACGCTAG
- a CDS encoding Lrp/AsnC family transcriptional regulator, translated as MTDGLNPSDLELIDYLQLDGRMPFTELARRTGVTEKTVRRRVARLLSSRFITIAAVTDPSALGFDCMALVLITVDGSRRPVHIAEELVALPEVDYVTVTTGEFALQAEVICTDKQELYDIAFGTIGSVAGVASVEVLPYLRLHYQQARHSGAPSEAGGVRPKLLDDTDRAILTELAVDGRASFRDFATRLGVSEATVRQRYAKLVDSGAARVMCIVNPLRLGYRSTSWIGIRIGEKGRAQDVAEALTRLSAVSYVAITAGRFDLIAEVVAKTEEVLLAVVDDQIRTIEGVAAVDIWMYLTLFYKAVRPRRAEGSGGHDNDVHTV; from the coding sequence TTGACTGACGGCCTGAACCCCAGCGACCTCGAACTGATCGATTACCTGCAGCTCGACGGCCGGATGCCGTTCACGGAGCTGGCACGCCGAACGGGGGTGACCGAGAAGACGGTCCGGCGTCGCGTCGCGCGTCTGCTGAGTTCCCGGTTCATCACGATCGCTGCGGTGACGGACCCCAGCGCGCTCGGATTCGACTGCATGGCACTGGTTTTGATCACCGTCGACGGGTCCCGCCGACCGGTGCACATTGCCGAGGAGCTGGTCGCGCTGCCCGAGGTCGACTACGTCACGGTGACCACCGGTGAGTTCGCCCTGCAGGCCGAGGTGATCTGCACCGACAAGCAGGAGCTCTATGACATCGCCTTCGGCACCATCGGATCCGTCGCCGGGGTGGCGTCGGTCGAGGTGCTGCCATATCTGCGGTTGCACTACCAGCAGGCCCGCCACTCCGGGGCGCCCAGCGAGGCCGGGGGTGTGCGGCCCAAGCTGCTCGACGACACCGACCGCGCCATCCTGACCGAGCTCGCCGTCGACGGGCGGGCGTCCTTCCGGGACTTCGCCACCCGGCTCGGGGTGTCGGAGGCGACGGTCCGGCAGCGCTACGCCAAGCTCGTCGACTCCGGCGCCGCCCGGGTGATGTGCATCGTCAACCCGCTGCGGCTCGGCTATCGGAGCACCAGCTGGATCGGGATCCGCATCGGCGAGAAGGGCCGCGCTCAGGACGTCGCCGAGGCCCTGACCCGGCTGTCGGCCGTGTCTTACGTCGCGATCACCGCGGGCCGGTTCGACTTGATCGCCGAAGTGGTCGCCAAGACCGAGGAAGTCCTGCTGGCAGTGGTCGACGACCAGATCCGCACGATCGAAGGCGTTGCCGCGGTGGACATCTGGATGTATCTCACCCTCTTCTACAAGGCCGTGCGGCCCCGTCGTGCGGAAGGATCCGGCGGTCATGACAACGACGTCCACACGGTCTGA
- a CDS encoding LLM class flavin-dependent oxidoreductase, whose protein sequence is MRVGLLQEGDLTGTNAYERYHQLIEEVALADELGFSTWGTSEQHFSPPNFSVAAPEVLYSAIAMRTKNIKLRIMAAVMLKWNHPILVAERMATLDIVSHGRAELCTARSNNLTTLGAFGVDPATTREQWEDGMAVLLKAMTADKLEHDGPIWKIPPVEVVPKPYTKPHLPLSVAASSVQTHTIAGERGIGVVTFDNYFGFDYLQECMDAYLTAFDSADHSNVLAPNDFRGLFVATAFCAEDRKQAREIAREKAMGYFKFILDLYIPLSKQPGYTYLETLDQLIAHQDDLDWLCEYTPSVMIGTPGDFIERLRRLEEIGVDEVVLRIDGVGHENIKRSLELIGHEVIPAVR, encoded by the coding sequence ATGCGCGTAGGACTGCTGCAGGAAGGTGACCTGACCGGTACCAACGCCTACGAGCGCTACCACCAGCTGATTGAGGAGGTGGCGCTGGCCGACGAGCTGGGGTTCTCCACTTGGGGCACGTCCGAGCAGCACTTCAGCCCGCCGAACTTCTCCGTCGCCGCCCCCGAGGTGCTCTACTCGGCGATTGCGATGCGTACCAAGAACATCAAGCTGCGCATCATGGCTGCGGTCATGCTGAAGTGGAACCATCCGATCCTGGTCGCCGAGCGGATGGCCACGCTCGACATCGTCTCCCACGGCCGCGCCGAGTTGTGCACCGCACGGTCCAACAACCTCACCACCCTTGGGGCGTTTGGAGTCGACCCAGCCACCACCCGCGAGCAGTGGGAAGACGGGATGGCGGTGCTGCTCAAGGCGATGACCGCCGACAAGCTCGAGCACGACGGCCCGATCTGGAAGATCCCGCCCGTCGAGGTGGTGCCTAAGCCGTACACCAAGCCGCACCTGCCGCTGTCGGTGGCGGCCTCCAGCGTGCAGACCCACACGATCGCCGGTGAGCGTGGCATCGGGGTGGTCACCTTCGACAACTACTTCGGCTTCGACTACCTGCAGGAGTGTATGGACGCCTACCTGACGGCGTTCGACAGCGCCGACCACTCGAATGTGTTGGCCCCTAACGACTTCCGTGGGTTGTTCGTGGCGACCGCATTCTGCGCCGAGGACCGCAAGCAGGCTCGCGAGATCGCCCGCGAGAAGGCGATGGGCTACTTCAAGTTCATCCTCGACCTCTATATCCCGCTGTCGAAGCAGCCGGGATACACGTATCTCGAGACGCTCGACCAGCTCATCGCGCACCAGGACGACCTGGACTGGCTGTGCGAGTACACGCCGTCGGTGATGATCGGCACCCCCGGCGATTTCATCGAGCGGCTGCGACGCCTCGAAGAGATTGGCGTCGACGAGGTGGTGCTGCGCATCGACGGCGTCGGCCACGAGAACATCAAGCGCTCGCTCGAACTGATCGGACACGAAGTCATCCCGGCCGTGCGCTGA
- a CDS encoding cytosine permease, which produces MTATTSLGSYQLAEENGWPLLRSERGFGKVAIFLAAFSAAMATWCFSIGGFVAYYLNAGAGTFATLAGALLGILLVTLATLPMCAKYGIDSVVASRAQLGPRGSYLSLLLVYCSAMGWSIILFIYKGRALAELLISFGVLDERYRSWCVGIVGVAAVFLVLALIRKGPEYVRSRGPVIAVIVAAMSLVVLLLLVQRVGVAGVLDAVAVAPYDDAAGNWASALEVLIASNLSWWAYVGAIVRTNPSARTSLWPVVIGFGLGVGIGSLTGLYTGLVVEDSAGDPTSFLVSQGGVVIGGIMLVFLLIANIGTAMMGVYASSLAVRQLPGASRLSWKWTIFWVSVPAMIIVGFFANSAETFFTVFVAFLGVAFAPMCGIQIVDWYLLRGQRFEVQSLFLRDKTSSYYYVAGFNPVGFAALAAGVVTYIYLLDPVTYVYRPPFQFLTASFPAAFVSGVVYLVGALLFLRPSGIGGYGRTTAADTEADLSTEPAV; this is translated from the coding sequence GTGACCGCCACCACCTCGCTCGGCAGCTATCAGTTGGCCGAGGAGAACGGCTGGCCCCTGCTGCGCTCCGAGCGGGGGTTCGGCAAGGTCGCGATCTTCCTGGCGGCGTTCTCCGCGGCGATGGCCACCTGGTGCTTCTCCATCGGTGGTTTCGTCGCCTACTACCTCAACGCCGGCGCCGGCACCTTCGCCACGCTGGCAGGAGCGCTGCTCGGCATCCTGCTGGTGACGCTGGCCACCCTGCCGATGTGCGCCAAGTACGGTATCGACTCGGTGGTGGCCAGCCGCGCCCAGCTCGGCCCCCGCGGCTCGTACCTATCGCTGCTGCTGGTGTACTGCTCGGCGATGGGCTGGAGCATCATCCTGTTCATCTACAAGGGCCGGGCCCTCGCCGAGTTGCTCATCTCGTTCGGCGTGTTGGACGAGCGCTACCGAAGCTGGTGTGTGGGCATCGTCGGCGTCGCCGCGGTGTTCCTGGTGCTGGCGCTGATCCGCAAGGGTCCCGAGTACGTGCGCAGCCGCGGCCCGGTTATCGCGGTGATCGTCGCGGCGATGAGCTTGGTGGTGCTGCTGCTGTTGGTGCAGCGGGTGGGTGTGGCCGGTGTACTCGACGCAGTGGCCGTCGCCCCCTACGACGACGCTGCCGGCAACTGGGCCAGCGCGTTGGAGGTGCTGATCGCCTCCAACCTGTCCTGGTGGGCCTACGTCGGCGCGATCGTGCGCACCAACCCCAGCGCTCGCACCTCGCTGTGGCCGGTGGTCATCGGCTTCGGCCTGGGTGTCGGAATCGGCTCGCTGACCGGTCTGTACACCGGCCTGGTCGTCGAGGACTCCGCGGGCGACCCGACGTCGTTCCTGGTCAGCCAGGGCGGCGTGGTGATCGGCGGCATCATGCTGGTGTTCCTGCTGATCGCCAACATCGGCACCGCGATGATGGGCGTCTACGCCTCCAGCCTGGCGGTGCGGCAGCTGCCCGGGGCGTCTCGCCTGTCGTGGAAGTGGACGATCTTCTGGGTTTCGGTGCCGGCGATGATCATCGTCGGGTTCTTCGCCAACTCCGCCGAGACGTTCTTCACGGTCTTCGTGGCGTTCCTCGGAGTGGCGTTCGCCCCGATGTGCGGCATCCAGATTGTCGACTGGTATCTGTTGCGAGGCCAGCGTTTTGAGGTGCAGTCGCTGTTCCTGCGGGACAAGACCTCGTCCTACTACTACGTGGCCGGGTTCAACCCGGTGGGCTTCGCGGCACTGGCCGCCGGTGTGGTGACCTACATCTATCTGCTCGACCCGGTCACCTACGTATACCGCCCGCCGTTTCAGTTCCTGACCGCGTCGTTCCCGGCGGCGTTCGTGTCCGGGGTGGTGTACCTGGTCGGTGCGCTGCTGTTCCTGCGCCCCAGCGGGATCGGCGGCTACGGCCGCACCACCGCGGCCGACACCGAGGCCGACCTGTCCACGGAACCCGCCGTCTGA
- the mgtE gene encoding magnesium transporter, whose amino-acid sequence MAPDTDRTGSISLRQAIDLQTPKALELWLDVVGDPAERAYELSRLSSADRRRLGAGLDTEVGRQLLGGVDFHLAAKVVKSLPVPQAAEMLATLDTNHAVRILRRFEHDSRDALLSAMPIERAKTLRKMLAWPPHSVAAHMSPEPLALGPTATAEEAVAHIRQRIAEQPKDAHTGNCVYVTDSDHQLLGAVPFRNLVVAQADRPVADLMEADVVTVAPLTEAEHAAQMFVGRRLEELAVVDGDNRLLGILTEDQALDIIEEETTEDAEKQGGSTPLEVPYLRASPWLLWRKRIVWLLVLFVAEAYTGTVLRAFEDEMEAVVALAFFIPLLIGTGGNTGTQITTTLVRAMGMGQVRFRDLPAVVAKEMSTGMLLAIAMAFAALIRAWTLGVGPQITLTVTLTVAAIVLWSAFVSSILPLVLKKARVDPAVVSAPMIATIVDGTGLMIYFVIAHATLPQLAGL is encoded by the coding sequence ATGGCCCCAGACACCGATCGGACCGGTTCGATCAGTTTGCGTCAGGCGATCGACCTGCAGACACCGAAGGCTCTGGAGCTGTGGCTGGACGTCGTCGGCGATCCCGCCGAACGCGCCTACGAGCTGTCGCGGCTGTCCTCCGCGGACCGGCGCCGTCTCGGCGCGGGACTCGATACCGAAGTCGGCCGCCAGTTGCTCGGAGGAGTCGACTTCCATCTGGCCGCCAAAGTCGTGAAGTCATTGCCCGTTCCGCAGGCCGCCGAAATGCTGGCCACCCTCGATACCAACCATGCGGTCAGGATTCTGCGTCGATTCGAGCACGACTCCAGAGACGCGCTACTCTCCGCGATGCCGATCGAACGGGCCAAGACCCTGCGCAAGATGTTGGCGTGGCCACCGCATTCGGTCGCTGCCCATATGTCGCCGGAACCACTGGCGCTCGGCCCGACGGCGACCGCCGAGGAGGCGGTGGCGCACATCCGTCAGCGGATCGCCGAGCAACCCAAGGACGCCCACACCGGCAACTGCGTCTACGTCACGGATTCCGACCACCAGCTGCTCGGCGCCGTTCCGTTCCGCAACCTGGTTGTCGCGCAGGCCGATCGACCTGTGGCCGACTTGATGGAAGCCGACGTCGTCACCGTCGCACCGCTGACCGAGGCCGAGCATGCCGCCCAAATGTTCGTAGGCCGGCGCCTGGAGGAGCTCGCGGTGGTCGACGGTGACAACCGACTGCTCGGAATCCTCACCGAAGACCAAGCGCTGGACATCATCGAGGAGGAGACCACAGAGGACGCTGAAAAGCAGGGTGGCTCAACGCCACTCGAGGTACCCTACCTCCGCGCTTCACCGTGGTTGCTGTGGCGTAAGCGAATCGTCTGGCTACTCGTGCTGTTCGTCGCAGAGGCCTACACCGGTACCGTGTTGCGCGCTTTCGAGGACGAGATGGAGGCCGTCGTCGCCCTCGCGTTCTTCATCCCGCTGTTGATCGGCACCGGCGGTAACACCGGCACTCAGATCACCACCACTCTCGTTCGCGCCATGGGAATGGGTCAGGTCCGATTCCGAGACCTGCCCGCTGTCGTCGCGAAAGAGATGTCCACCGGCATGCTGCTCGCCATCGCGATGGCGTTCGCAGCGTTGATCCGAGCATGGACGCTCGGCGTCGGTCCGCAGATCACGCTCACGGTCACACTGACCGTCGCCGCCATCGTGTTGTGGTCGGCGTTCGTCTCATCGATACTCCCGCTGGTGCTCAAGAAGGCGCGGGTCGACCCCGCGGTGGTGTCCGCACCGATGATCGCCACGATCGTGGACGGCACCGGCCTGATGATCTACTTCGTCATCGCCCACGCGACTCTGCCCCAGCTGGCGGGACTGTAA
- a CDS encoding helix-turn-helix domain-containing protein: MSDVPLLRNQSGTARDRDPQAPLEELELEAAIGRNVRQLRLQNGLTVAEMAARVGISKAMLSKIENAQTSCSLSTLALLANGLDVPVTSLFRGADVERPAAFVTAGTGARIVRNGTKEGHEYQLLGSLRGEHKRLECLHVTLSAKSQTYPLFQHPGTEFIYMLEGVMDYSHSRSVYRLNPGDSLQFDGEGAHGPVDLVEVPIRFLSVIAFPDSQL; the protein is encoded by the coding sequence ATGTCTGACGTCCCGCTGCTGCGCAACCAGTCCGGCACCGCGCGTGACCGCGATCCGCAGGCGCCGCTCGAGGAGCTGGAGCTGGAGGCAGCAATCGGACGGAACGTCCGCCAGCTGCGCCTTCAGAACGGGCTGACGGTCGCGGAAATGGCTGCGCGCGTGGGCATTTCGAAAGCGATGTTGTCGAAGATCGAGAACGCTCAGACGTCGTGTAGCCTGAGCACCTTGGCCCTGTTGGCCAACGGTCTCGACGTCCCGGTGACCAGCCTGTTCCGAGGCGCCGATGTCGAGCGTCCCGCGGCGTTCGTGACCGCGGGCACGGGCGCGCGCATCGTGCGCAACGGCACCAAGGAAGGCCACGAGTACCAACTGCTGGGGTCGTTGCGCGGCGAGCACAAGCGCCTGGAATGTCTGCACGTCACCCTCTCGGCGAAGAGCCAGACCTATCCGCTGTTCCAGCATCCGGGGACGGAGTTCATCTACATGCTGGAGGGCGTCATGGACTACAGCCACAGCCGCTCGGTGTACCGGCTGAACCCGGGTGACTCGCTGCAGTTCGACGGTGAGGGCGCTCACGGGCCCGTCGACCTGGTGGAGGTGCCGATCCGGTTCCTCTCGGTGATCGCGTTCCCCGACTCACAGCTCTGA
- a CDS encoding NAD(P)/FAD-dependent oxidoreductase has translation MTTTADVVIVGGGIEGAAAAWALSQRGVTNVIVAERNTVASGMTGKSSGIVRCHYGVSSLAAMATVGLEVFERAQDFLGDHALDIGFRQSGYVVGVGAGDADALRKSLAAQRAVGVQTEEIDAAEVARLWPHADLTPFEAFAWEARGGYGDAYQTAQAFAVSARAAGVRILQGANVTDLLIDGGKVTGVRLADGTEISAGTVVVATGVWTKPFLAPYGIDMPIRVVREQLVTIAPGVELGSVPVFSDLVSLQYIRPELGGELLFGNSDLSDVEDADPDAYLNRATEAFVENTVERVGTRFPGFTAAAITGSYAGCYDVTPDWNPVISRTDVDGLVIAAGFSGHGFKIAPAVGKLIADLVIDGHSGDPRIPETDFRLSRFVEGDLLTSPYPYSGAGQMR, from the coding sequence ATGACGACGACCGCGGATGTGGTGATCGTCGGCGGCGGCATCGAGGGGGCCGCCGCGGCGTGGGCGCTGTCGCAGCGCGGCGTCACGAATGTGATCGTGGCCGAACGCAATACCGTCGCGTCCGGTATGACCGGCAAGTCCAGCGGCATCGTGCGTTGCCACTACGGTGTCAGCTCACTGGCCGCGATGGCGACTGTCGGCCTCGAGGTGTTCGAGAGGGCTCAGGATTTTCTCGGGGATCACGCACTCGATATCGGATTCCGGCAGAGCGGCTATGTGGTCGGGGTCGGCGCAGGTGACGCCGACGCGCTGCGCAAGAGCCTCGCGGCGCAGCGTGCCGTCGGCGTGCAGACCGAGGAGATCGACGCGGCCGAAGTCGCCCGGCTGTGGCCGCATGCGGACCTCACCCCGTTCGAGGCGTTCGCGTGGGAGGCACGCGGCGGCTACGGCGACGCCTACCAGACGGCACAGGCCTTCGCGGTGTCGGCACGGGCGGCCGGTGTGCGGATTCTGCAGGGCGCCAACGTGACCGATCTGCTGATCGACGGCGGCAAGGTCACCGGGGTGCGACTGGCCGACGGCACCGAGATCTCCGCGGGCACCGTTGTGGTCGCGACCGGTGTCTGGACCAAGCCGTTCCTCGCGCCGTACGGCATCGACATGCCCATCCGGGTGGTTCGCGAACAACTCGTGACCATCGCGCCTGGCGTCGAACTGGGCAGTGTGCCGGTATTCTCTGACCTGGTGTCACTGCAATACATTCGCCCGGAACTGGGCGGTGAGCTGCTGTTCGGAAACAGCGATCTGTCCGACGTCGAGGACGCCGACCCCGACGCCTATCTCAACCGCGCCACCGAGGCGTTCGTCGAGAACACCGTCGAACGCGTCGGCACCCGGTTCCCCGGCTTCACCGCGGCCGCCATCACCGGCAGCTACGCCGGCTGCTACGACGTCACACCCGACTGGAACCCGGTCATCAGTAGGACCGACGTCGACGGCCTGGTGATCGCCGCCGGATTCAGTGGCCATGGATTCAAGATCGCGCCGGCCGTCGGGAAGTTGATCGCCGACCTCGTCATCGACGGCCACAGCGGCGACCCGCGCATCCCCGAAACCGACTTCCGGTTGTCGCGGTTCGTCGAAGGCGACCTGCTCACGAGTCCATATCCGTATTCCGGTGCCGGACAGATGCGTTGA